CGCCCGTGCCCTTGAGATCAGTGCCTATTCCCTGGCCCCGCTTTGCCGCCATGCCAAGCCCCTGTTCAGTGAAAAGGCAGGGGTCGTCACCCTCACCTACCTCGGCGCTGAGCGGGCGATCCCCAATTACAACGTGATGGGTGTGGCCAAAGCGGCCCTCGAAGCCTCTGTGCGCTATCTCTCCGCCGAACTTGGCCCCGAGAAGCAAGTGCGCGTGAATGCCATCAGTGCCGGTCCGATCCGCACCCTGGCCAGTTCGGCCATCGGTGGCATTCTCGACATGATCCACAACGTGGAGGAGAAGGCTCCCTTGCGTCGCACGGTCACGCAGACCGAGGTGGGCAACACGGCGGCTTTCCTCCTCAGCGAGCTCTCCAGCGGCATCTCGGGGCAAACCCTTTACGTGGATGCCGGCTACTGCATCAATGGCATGTGAGCCGGCATGATCAGCGCAGGCGTCCCCGATCCTGAGGCCGATGAGTATGCGTACAGGTGAAATCCACCGGGTCACCGGAGAAACCGATGTGCAGGTGCGCCTGAACCTCGATGGCAGCGGTCAGTGCCAGGTCAGCACCGGAGTGGCCTTTCTCGATCACATGCTCCATCAGATCAGCAGCCATGGCCTGATCGATCTGGAGATCAGCGCGCAAGGCGATACGCACATTGATGATCACCACACCAATGAAGACGTGGGCATCGCCGTGGGCCAGGCCCTGGCTCAGGCGCTCGGAGATCGCCGCGGCATTCATCGCTTTGGCCATTTCCTTGCGCCTCTCGATGAGGCCTTGGTGCAGGTGGCGTTGGACTGCTCTGGTCGTCCGCACCTGAGTTACAGCCTCAGCATTCCCAGCCAGAAAATCGGCACTTACGACACTGAGCTGGTGAAGGAGTTCTTCGTGGCTGTGGTGAACAACAGTGGACTCACTCTGCACATCCGCCAGCTCGATGGCGCCAATTCCCACCACATCGTGGAGGCTTGTTTCAAAGCCTTCGCCAGAGCGCTGCGCCAGGCCACAGAGATCGACCCACGCAGAGCCGATGCGGTGCCAAGCAGTAAGGGGGTACTGGAGCAGGCCGGAATGAATTGAAGCGCGCGCTTCACAGTCCGTTACGAGAGGATGGGGCTAACTGCTCCGTCTTCTGTGACCGTCGCTCCCGCCGTTGACCGTTTCGAACGGTCGGAATGGGCTAGTGCCTTTCGCAATGTGGAGCAGGAGCTCACCGATGTGCCTCTGACCCCGGTGCGCGGCGCCATCCCTGCCGACTTGTTGGGAACCTTGTACCGCAACGGTCCCGGTCGGCTCGAGCGCAACGGCCAACGGGTGCATCACCCTTTTGATGGCGACGGGATGATCACGGCCCTTCGCTTTGAAGAGGGCACGCTTGCCTTGCGCAATCGCTTTGTGCGAACGGCCGGTTGGCAGGAAGAGGAAGCTGCGGGAAAGGTGCTGTATCGCGGTGTATTCGGCAGTCAGAAGCCCGGTGGGCCCCTGGCGAATGCCTTTGATCTTCGCCTGAAAAACATTGCGAACACCGGGGTGGTGCAGCTGGGCGATCAGTTGTTGGCGCTCTGGGAGGCGGCGGAACCGCACGCGCTTGATCCCCGCACCCTTGAAACCCATGGCATCAGCCTTCTCGGAGGAGTGCTCAAGAAAGGTGAGGCCTTCAGTGCGCACCCCCGCTTCGATCCCGGCCATCACGACCGTCCGCGCATGGTGACCTTCGGGGTCAAAACCGGACCACGCAGCACCATCCGCTTAATGGAGTTCGCCACCGAAACCGATGCTGCTGCGGGCATCACAGCTGGCGACCTTCTCTGTGAACGCAAAGACAGTTTCAACGGCTTTGCCTTTCTCCACGATTTTGCGATCACACCCAACTGGGCAGTGTTTCTTCAGAACGCCATCGCCTTCAATCCCCTGCCATTCGTACTCGGCCAGAAGGGGGCTGCTCAGTGTCTGCAGTCGAAGCCGGATGGTCAGGCCAAGTTCTGGTTGATTCCGCGAGAAAGCGGTGCCTTTGCAGGGCAGCCGCCTCGCATTGTGGATGCCCCGGACGGTTTTGTGTTCCATCACCTCAACGCTTGGGAAGACGACGGCGATGTGGTGGTGGAAAGCATCTATTACAGCGACTTCCCCTCCGTCGGCCCAGAGATGGACTTCACTGCAGTGGATTTCGATCTGATTCCAGAAGGCCTGCTGGAGCAATGCCGTATCAACTTGGAACGTGGGGAGGTGAAGACCACGCGCCTGAGCGAACGCTGCTGCGAATTCGCCATGGTGAATCCTGATAAGGAAGGTCTCCCTTGCCGCTATGCCTGGATGGCCGCCGCCGCCCGGGAGCAGGGCAATGATCCCCTGCAGGTGATCAAGAAGCTGGACCTCAGTAACGGGGAACGCCGGATCTGGAGTGCCGCACCCCATGGTTTCGTCAGCGAACCGCTGATGGTTCCCAGGCCCGGTGCCACCGCTGAGGACGATGGCTGGATCCTGGAACTGGTCTGGAATGGGGCCCGGGAAGGATCCGACTTGGTGATTCTTGATGCGGCCGATCTCAAGGAGGTTGCTGTGATTGAGCTGCCTCTGGCGATTCCCCATGGGCTGCACGGCAGCTGGGTTGACGCCCGATGATCGGATGCACTCTGTGATAACTGCCGGCTGACGCGTCACCGTTCAGTCACCCGTCCATCGCCGGTGGGATTTAGACAGCGTCCAGGTTGTGTCTTCGCCCTCCGCCATG
The sequence above is a segment of the Synechococcus sp. PROS-7-1 genome. Coding sequences within it:
- a CDS encoding carotenoid oxygenase family protein; protein product: MTVAPAVDRFERSEWASAFRNVEQELTDVPLTPVRGAIPADLLGTLYRNGPGRLERNGQRVHHPFDGDGMITALRFEEGTLALRNRFVRTAGWQEEEAAGKVLYRGVFGSQKPGGPLANAFDLRLKNIANTGVVQLGDQLLALWEAAEPHALDPRTLETHGISLLGGVLKKGEAFSAHPRFDPGHHDRPRMVTFGVKTGPRSTIRLMEFATETDAAAGITAGDLLCERKDSFNGFAFLHDFAITPNWAVFLQNAIAFNPLPFVLGQKGAAQCLQSKPDGQAKFWLIPRESGAFAGQPPRIVDAPDGFVFHHLNAWEDDGDVVVESIYYSDFPSVGPEMDFTAVDFDLIPEGLLEQCRINLERGEVKTTRLSERCCEFAMVNPDKEGLPCRYAWMAAAAREQGNDPLQVIKKLDLSNGERRIWSAAPHGFVSEPLMVPRPGATAEDDGWILELVWNGAREGSDLVILDAADLKEVAVIELPLAIPHGLHGSWVDAR
- the fabI gene encoding enoyl-ACP reductase FabI, which encodes MLLDLTGKKILVTGIANNRSIAWGIAQQLKAAGAELGITYLPDDKGRFESKVRELTAPLEPSLFLPLNVQDSAQMEAVFAEIKSQWGVLDGLVHCLAFAGKEELVGDYSATTAEGFARALEISAYSLAPLCRHAKPLFSEKAGVVTLTYLGAERAIPNYNVMGVAKAALEASVRYLSAELGPEKQVRVNAISAGPIRTLASSAIGGILDMIHNVEEKAPLRRTVTQTEVGNTAAFLLSELSSGISGQTLYVDAGYCINGM
- the hisB gene encoding imidazoleglycerol-phosphate dehydratase HisB, whose product is MSMRTGEIHRVTGETDVQVRLNLDGSGQCQVSTGVAFLDHMLHQISSHGLIDLEISAQGDTHIDDHHTNEDVGIAVGQALAQALGDRRGIHRFGHFLAPLDEALVQVALDCSGRPHLSYSLSIPSQKIGTYDTELVKEFFVAVVNNSGLTLHIRQLDGANSHHIVEACFKAFARALRQATEIDPRRADAVPSSKGVLEQAGMN